The region AGGCCGTGCTGTTCGGCCTGCTGGAAGTGTGGAAGCAGGATGCACTGTGCTTCGAACTCTATGACGACCCACGCATCGTGCTCAGCAGCTACATTCGCGCAAAAATGAACCATTCGCGCACCCGTCCTTTTGGCTCCAAGGTCTGGGCCAACGAAATCATCCACGGCGCGCCCAACCTGGGCGCGGCGCTGGACGATCCGCTGTATGACTGGGCGAAGATGAAAGAGGCGAAGATTCGTCAGTGGATCGACGACGGTCGCATCATCGCGGTGGAGCCGTCGGGGCTGTTGTACATGATCTGGGCTTCGACCCAGCACTATGCCGACTTCAGTCACCAGGTTGGTTTGCTCAATGACCACCAGCCACTGACTGAACTGCAGTTCGAGCGGGCGGTGCAGACGGTCACCAGCGTTATTTTGCGCGGCATCGGGCTGGAACCGTAAGTCGCAGTGGCTACGTCAGTTGGCGGCGTGGCCAGCGACGAATGACCAGCACGTAGACCACGGCATTGACCAGCACCACCACCGAGCCCAGCAAGACCTGAATGCCGGGCGTTAGCCCGGCGGGGTAAATGACCGGCAGGATATAATGCTCGACGAACCCGCCTTCATAGCCAGCCTGGCCAGCGGCCTGACGCAGATGGTTTTCCCAGTCGGTCAGCGGGCAGTACAGGTGCAAAAACTCCACGGCGATGCCCCAGCACACGGCGGGTAAGTGCCACCACAGCACACCGCGCCATTTGAGCGCCAGCAAGCCGCCGAACAGCACGAACAAAATGAACGACAGGTGAAACAGCACCAGACCATCGGCGCTCAGGCGGTACAGCATGACAATCACTTCCTTGGGTTGATTTTCCTTGTTCACCCCATGATAAAGGCAAAGTGTCGAAGTCTGGTGCGGGCCGATAACAGGTATTGTCCTGACCGCATCGAACAGGCATTCTGGCGTTTTTCTGCCTGCGAAAACCGCCATGGACGCTTCCACACTGTTGCTCTACGTCGTTGCCGCCAGTGCGGTGATGATTACCCCGGGTCCGGCCATGCTCCTGGCGCTCAATAATGGTGCCAGCCATGGCATGCGCGTGGCTGGCTTCGGCATGGCCGGGGCAATGCTTTCCGACTTGATCCTGATCGCTGCCGTTGGCTGCGGCCTCGGGGCGCTGCTGCAAACATCGGAACAGTTGTTCAGCCTGGTCAAATGGGTCGGCGCCGTGTACTTGCTGTACTTGGCCTGGGTGCTATGGCGTGCGCCAAGCAATGCGCTTGAGCGTGTGCCAATGAATGCCGGCGCCACTGGCCGTTCGGCGTTCCTGCGGGCGCTGTTCGTTGGTTTGTCCAATCCCAAGGGGCTGTTGTTCTTTTCCGCTTTCCTGCCGCAGTTCATCCGCCCGGATCAGCCGGTAGCCGAGCAATACCTGGTGCTGGCGATCACCAGTGCAGCCCTGGACGGTGTGATGATGGCGGTCTATGCCTATGGCGGCCGACACGCCATGCGGCGCTTTTCGGCCCGCACCATGCAGTGGATCAACCGCAGTTGCGCCGGAATGCTGGCGGCATTGGCGGTAGGCTTGAGCCTGTATCGGCGCAGTGACATGCATTGAGTTCAAACAACAAGGGAGGATCACTGATCCTCCCTTGTTGTTCATGCCCCCGCCTCAGGAGGCTTCGCGGTAAGGGTTGCGCGGGTCATGTTGCCAGTCGAGGAACGGCTTGCCGGTGTCCTGCGCCACCATCTGGATACAGTCCTGGACCGGGCAGGTGATCTGGCACAGGTTGCAGCCCACGCATTCGGCGTCGATCACCTCGTAGCGATGACTGCCATCGGCTTGGCGCAGGCTGGCGATAGCTTGGTGCGACGTATCCTCACAAGCGATGTGACAGCGGCCGCAGCCAATGCAGGCATCCTGATCGATCTTGGCGATGACCTGATAGTTGATATCCAGGAACTTCCAGTCGGTGGTGTGACCAACGGCACGACCGCTGAATTCTTGCAGGCTGCGATAGCCTTGACTGTCCATCCAGCGCGAGAGGCCGTCTTTCATGTCTTCGACGATGCGAAAGCCGTGCAGCATCGCTGCCGTGCAGACTTGTACGGCGCCGCATCCCAGGGCGATGAACTCGGCCGCATCGCGCCAACTGCCAATTCCGCCGATGCCACAGATCGGCAGGCCGCGCGTCGCTGGATCACGGGCAATCTCGGCGACCATGTTCAGGGCAATCGGTTTGACCGCCGAGCCGCAGTAGCCGCCGTGGGTGCTCATGTCACCGACAATGGGCAGGGCGACCATGCGTTCGAGGTCGACACTGGTGATCGAATTGATGGTGTTGATCAGCGACACTGCGTCGGCGCCGCCACGATGGGCTGCGCGGGCAGACTGACGGATGTCGGTGATGTTGGGCGTAAGTTTGACGATCACCGGCAGCGAACAGTGCATCTTGCACCAACGGGTGACTTGCTCGACATATTCAGGCACTTGCCCAACTGCCGCCCCCATGCCACGTTCAGGCATGCCGTGCGGGCAGCCGAAGTTCAGTTCGATGCCGTCGGCGCCGGTGGCTTCCACCAGCGGCAGAATGGCTTTCCACGACGCTTCCTCGCAAGGCACCATCAACGACACGATCAGTGCCCGGTCAGGCCAGTCCTTTTTGACCTGGGTGATTTCCCGCAGGTTGATCTCCAGCGAGCGGTCGGTGATCAGCTCGATGTTGTTGATGCCCATGACCTCGCGGTTGACCCCATAGTGGGCCGAGTAACGCGACGACACGTTGACCGCCGCCGGGTCTTCACCCAGGGTTTTCCAGACCACGCCGCCCCAGCCGGCCTGGTAGGCACGGACCACGTTGTAGGCTTTGTCGGTAGGCGGTGCGGAGGCCAGCCAGAACGGGTTGGGCGCCTTGATGCCGGCAAATTCGATCGATAGGTCAGCCATTATGCAGCCTCCACATTGAGCATCAGTTGCGCATGGATGGCCTCGGCGGCAACCTTGCCGTGCTGCACCGCCTGGACGGTAAGGTCCTGGCCCAGGTGGGTACAGTCGCCCCCGGCGTAAACACCGGGAAGGTTGGTACGCATGTGCTCATCGACGCGTATGCGTTCGCCATCACGGGCCAACGCCTGGGCGCTGCTGTCGCTCAAGGCGTGGTCGTCGAACGTCTGGCCGATGGCTTTGAAAATGGCAGCGGCAGCCAATTCGAAGGTTTCCCCTGTAGTGTGCAGGCGACCCTCGCTCAAGCGGGTGCGGGCGAAGCGCATGCCACGCACTCGACCCTGATCGTCGAGCAGCACCTGCTCGGGTTGCGCCCAGGTCAGCAGGCGTACCTGGTTCTCCTTGGCAATATGTTGCTCATGCTCCGTGGCACCCATGTCCTCAAAGCCGCGGCGGTAAACCAGGTTGACGTCACGGGCACCAAGGCGGGCCATTTGTACTGCCATGTCGATGGCGGTGTTGCCGGCGCCAAGGACGATGCAGCGGTCAGCGACGGGCAGAGTGCTCAGGTCGTCGGTCTGGCGCAGTTCCCGGATGTAGTCGGTAGCGGCCAGCACGCCGGGTGCACTTTCATCGGCCAGGCCCAATTGGCGACTGGCGGCCAGACCCAGGCCGAGGAATACCGCATCGAACTGTTGCTGCAACTCGCCCAGGCTGAGGTTTTCGCCCAGCACTTGGCCATGACGAATCTCGATGCCGCCGATCTGCAGAACAAAATCCACCTCGCGCTGGGCGAAGTCATCGACCACTTTGTATTTGGCAATCCCGTACTCATTCAGGCCGCCGGCCTTGGGCCGTGCTTCGAATATCACCACGTCATGGCCGTGCCAGGCCAGGCGGTGTGCGCAAGACAAACCGGCAGGCCCGGCGCCGACCACGGCGATGCGCTTGCCACTGCTGGCAGCGCGCTGAAAGGGATGCTCTTTGAACTCGGCATTGTCCAGTGCATAGCGTTGCAGCAGGCCGATCAATACGGGGGCGCATTCCTGGTGATGATTACGCACGCAGGCTTGCTGGCAGAGGATTTCGGTCGGGCAGACCCGGGCGCAACTGCCGCCGAGGATATTGGCCGAGAGAATCTTTTCTGCTGCGCCCTGGACGTTTTCCTGGTGAATGTTGCGGATGAACGAGGGAATGTCGATGTCGCTTGGGCACGCATTGACGCAAGGGGCGTCGTAGCAGTACAGGCAGCGGGAAGCCTCGACTGCGGCCTGGCGGGCATTCAGCGCAGGCGCCAGGTCACTGAAGTGCTCGGCCAGGCTGGCGTTGTCGGTAGACGGTCGGGGGAGGTGGTTGAGGGACTCGATCACGGTGGTTTCCTCTTTTTTTTTATTTTTGCGTGCGCCGATTACAGTGGGAGCGAATGCATCCGCGTCCAACAGCCCTCGGCGTTCAGGGAACTCAGTACTTCAGCGCTTGACCGCAATCGGTCGCTGATGCTCGGCACGCTTGCTCAGCAAGTCGAATACCGCCGGATACGCCGGCCGTTCGATGTAGCGCCCAGCGCCTCGCTCGGCACGTAGGTCACCGTTGGCCCAGACCAGCTTGCCCTGACTGATGGTGTGGCTGGGGATGCCGCGAACAGTCTTGCCTTCAAAAATATTGAAGTCGACCTGTTGATGATGGGTCGCTGCCGAGATGGTTCGAGTGCCTTGCGGGTCCCAGAGCACCAGGTCGGCATCGGCGCCTACGCGCAGGGCGCCCTTGCGCGGGAACAGGTTGAATATTTTCGCCGTGTTGGTGGAGGTCAGGGCGACGAAGTCCTGCATCGACAATCGGCCACTGTTCACACCTTCGTCCCATAGCACCGCCATTCGATCCTCGATACCGGCGGTACCATTGGGGATGCGACTGAAATCGTCGCGGCCAGCGGCTTTCTGCTCGGCGCAAAAGCAGCAGTGGTCGGTAGCAGTGGTGTGCAGATTGCCTGACTGCAGGCCACCCCACAGCGCTTGCTGATGGCCTTCCTTGCGCGGGCGGAAGGGCGGGCTCATTACGTAACCCGCCGCGGTCTGCCAGTCCGGATGCTGGTAAACGCTGTCGTCGAGCAGCAAGTGCCCGGCCAACACTTCGCCGTAGACCTGCTGACCTTTGGCCCGGGCATAGCTGATCTCATCCAGTGCCTCACGGGTCGACACGTGTACCAGGTAGACCGGAGTACCCAGGGTTTCGGCAATGCGAATGGCGCGGCTGGCCGCCTCGCCCTCGACTTGCGAGGGGCGCGACAATGGGTGGGCTTCGGGGCCGGTGATGCCTTGGGCAAGCAGTTTGCGTTGCAGGTGATAGACCAGCTCACCGTTCTCGGCATGCACAGTCGGCACGGCGCCCAGTTCCAGGCAACGTTCGAAGCTGGCAACCAGGGTGTCGTCGGCCGCCATGATTGCATTTTTGTAGGCCATGAAGTGCTTGAAGCTGTTGACCCCGTGCTGGCTGACCAACTCGCCCATTTCCTCGCGCACTGCGTCACTCCACCAAGTGATGGCCACGTGAAAGCCATAGTCTGAAGCAGATTTCTCTGCCCAGCCGCGCCACTGATGAAAGGCTTCGAGCAATGATTGCTGTGGGTTGGGAATGACGAAGTCGATGATCGAGGTAGTACCCCCGGCAAGGCCTGCAGCGGTACCGCTGTAGAAATCCTCGCTGGCCACCGTGCCCATGAAAGGCAACTGCATGTGAGTGTGCGGATCGATGCCGCCAGGCATCAGGTACTGGCCGCTACCGTCAAGAATCTCGCAGCCGTTGGGGATATCGAGGTCGGTGCCGATGGCCTTGATCACACCGTCGGCACACAGCACGTCGGCACGATAACTTTCCTCATGGGTGATCAGGGTGGCGCCACGAATCATAAGCGTCATCAGATGCTCCTCGCAGGCTTGACCGGTTGATACCGGCTCTAGGTTTTGTACTCATAGCAGCGTAGGTCAAAACCTGTCACTGCTGTCAGGAAATGAATCTAGTAGCGGTTTCAGGATTGGGCAAATATTTAATTTATAAGCCTATATTCGCCATAACTGATTGATATTTATGGATTTGTTTTGATTTTCGATGCCTCAACAAAACGACCAGTGGTCCTGTCGTTCTTGACAGGTTGTGGAAATGGTCAAGATTTCTCATGGGCACCCGTGATTGCCCCTATGCCAGTGCAAGTACCTCCAAAAACACAAAAACAGTGGAGCGACCATGCAGCAGACCAGATCGCAAGTGCGTGAACGTGATGGCTTGTATGAACTCGACGCCGGCAGCGACGTCATCGACAGCCCCCGATACAACCATGACATCGCGCCGACCAAGGTGCAGGACCGCACTTGGAACAAATGGCACATAACCGCACTGTGGGTTGGCATGTCGATTTGCGTGCCGACCTACACCCTCGGTGGGGTGCTCACTGCGTACTTCGGCTTGACCGTGGGCGAAGCACTACTGGCCATTTTGCTGGCCAACACCGTGGTGCTGATTCCGCTGACACTCAATGCCTTTCCCGGTACCAAGTACGGCATTCCCTTTCCGGTGTTGCTGCGCTCCTCCTTCGGCATCATCGGCTCCAACGTGCCATGTCTGATCCGTGCCCTGGTGGCCTGTGGCTGGTTCGGCATTCAGACCATGTTCGGTGGCCTGGCTATTCACCTGTTTCTCGGTACCTTGTCGGCGGACTGGAAGGCGCTTGGCGGTACCGGCGAGGTGATCGGCTTCATGCTGTTCTGGTGCCTGAACCTGTGGGTGGTGCTGCGCGGTGCCGAGTCGATCAAATGGTTGGAAACCCTCTCGGCGCCGCTGCTGGTTCTCGTCGGTGCCGGGCTACTGGTGTGGGCCTTGCCGAACGTGTCGATCAGCGAGCTGATGGCCCAGCCACCCAAGCGTCCGGAAGGTGCCAGTGTCTACGGCTACTTTTTTGCCGGACTCACCGCCATGGTCGGTTTCTGGGCCACCCTGTCGCTGAACATTCCAGACTTCAGCCGCTACGCAAAAAGCCAGAAGGACCAGATTCTCGGACAGATTTTCGGCCTGCCGCTGACCATGTTCCTGTTCGCTGCCCTCGGTGTGGTATTGACCGCGGCCTCGGCGTCGCTGGTCGGGCAAACGGTGTCGGATCCGGTCAGCCTGATCGGGCATATCCAGAGCCCGGTTTGGGTGGCGTTGGCCATGGCACTGATCATCATCGCCACCTTGTCGACCAACACCGCGGCGAACATTGTGTCGCCAACCAACGACTTCCAGAACCTGGCGCCGAAGTGGATCGGGCGGACCTTGGCAGTGCTCCTGACCGGCGTGGTCGGCCTGCTGCTGATGGGGCATGAGCTGCTGAAAAAACTTGGTTGGATCGTCAGCGACGTGAGCCTGGAAAGCGTTTATTCCAACTGGTTGCTTGGCTATTCGAGCCTGCTCGGACCGATTGCCGGCATCATGGTGGTGGACTACTTCCTGATCCGCAGGCAAACCCTGGACCTGGCGGGGCTGTACCGCGATGACGTCTATCCAGCCTGGAACGTGAGCGGCTTTATCGCCTTTGGCGTTCCGGTCGTCTTGACCCTGTTGTCGTTGCAGAGCACGGCGTTCAGTTGGTTCTACGATTTTGGCTGGTTCACCGGCTCCGCCCTGGGCGGGCTGATCTATTACGGGCTCGGGCAACTGAAGGGCGCGCGTGCCACCCACCTCAAACCCACCGTGTAGTGCCGATAGCCCGCAGAGGCTCGGCAGCAGATGCAGGAGAACACCATGCAAACAGCACAGGACGTTTTGCAATCAACCCATCGGCACATCAACGGCGAGCGTTTGTGGCAATCGCTGATGGAGCTTGCCCGTCTCGGGGCTACGGTCAAAGGTGGGGTGTGCCGTCTGGCGCTGACTGACCTGGACCGTCAGGCCCGTGACCTGTTCATCAAGTGGACCGAGGAGGCTGGCTGCACCGTCAGTATCGACGGCGTCGGCAATATTTTCGCCCGCCGTGCGGGGCGCAATCCGCACTTGCCACCGGTGATGACCGGCAGCCATATCGATACCCAGCCCACTGGCGGCAAGTTCGACGGCTGCTTTGGCGTGCTGGCTGGCCTTGAGGTGATGCGTACCCTCAATGATTTGAACATCGAAACCGAGGCGCCGCTGGAGGTGGTGGTCTGGACCAACGAGGAGGGCTCGCGCTTTGCCCCGTGCATGATGGGGTCGGGGGTGTTCGCCGAGAAGTTCACGTTGGAAGAAACCCTGGCCAAGGTCGACGCAGAAGGCATCAGTGTCGGCCAGGCGCTCAAGGCCATTGGCTACGCTGGGCCCAGGGCGGTCAGTGGTCATCCTGTGGGAGCCTATTTTGAGGCGCATATCGAGCAAGGGCCGATTCTGGAGGACCAGCACAAGACCATTGGCGTGGTACTCGGCGCGCTGGGTCAGAAGTGGTTCGACTTGACGCTGCGTGGTGTTGAGGCGCACGCCGGGCCAACGCCCATGCACCTGCGCAAGGACGCCCTGGTCGGTGCCAGTGTGGTGGTAGCGGCAGTGAACCGAGTGGCCCTTGAGCACCAGCCGCATGCCTGCGGGACCGTCGGTTGCCTGCAGGCTTATCCGGGTTCGCGCAATGTCATTCCCGGTGAAGTGCGCATGACCCTGGATTTTCGCCACCTGGAGCCGCCACGTCTTGAGTCGATGATTGCCCAGGTTCGCGATGTGATCAGTAGTACCTGTGCGCAACATGGGTTGCAGTACACCTTGACGCCGACGGCAGATTTTCCGCCGCTGTATTTCAATCAGGAGTGTGTCGAGGCGGTACGCAGTGCGGCAAAGGGGCTGGGGCTGTCGCACATGGAGATTGTCAGCGGCGCTGGCCACGATGCAATTTTTCTCGCTGAATTGGGACCCGCCGGTATGATTTTTGTGCCTTGTGAGGGGGGGATCAGCCACAACGAAATTGAGAACGCTGCACCTCAGGATCTGGCTGATGGTTGTGCAGTGTTGTTGCGGGCGATGTTGGTGGCGGCTCAGGCGGTGGCACGGGGGAGGGATGCGGCCGTGCTTAAAATGGCTTGATTCTGGAGGGCTGCGGCGTTGGGACTTGCGGGTAGATCCATTTGCGGTGGTGGCGCTTAGTCACCGTTGCGCCCTTACGGTGCCTTACTTTGGCCAGTCGCCCCAAAGTAAGCAAAGGGCTTGCCCCACCAGAGCAGGTTCCAACTGTTGCGGGAGCCGGCCTTGCCGGCTTGAAGATGTGGACGCGATGGTGTCAGAGGCTGTCTCGCACCATTTGCAGAAAGGTGGCCACCAGGCGTCGTGAGCTTTGTTCGCGCAAGCACACGAGGGTCTCGGTGAGGCGGCGCTGGCAATCTACGATCGGCAAGGCGCAAACCCGCGCGTCGGCACCAAATTCGGCGGCTGATACCACGCCCACGCCGATGCCCACCACTACCGCTTCGCGCGCCGCTTCCCGGCCTTCCACCTGGATCGCCGGGCGGATGCGCAGGCCCGCGCGTTGCATTTCTTCTTCCAGGGTCTGGCGGGTCACTGATCCCGGCTCGCGCAGCACGAGTGGCGTGTCATCGAGGTCGGCCAGGCTGATCGAGCCACGGCTAGCCCAGGGATGGTTGTGTGAAACGAAAGCCACCATCGGGTCGCTGCGCATCGGTACGCAGAGGAGGCGTTCGTCATCGACATCTCGGCCAAGCAAGGCAAGG is a window of Pseudomonas sp. DG56-2 DNA encoding:
- a CDS encoding TetR/AcrR family transcriptional regulator, translated to MTRHKLSIRQRNVDNILLAAEQVFAEKGFAGTAMADIAEAAQLPRSNVHYYFSTKAELYQAVLFGLLEVWKQDALCFELYDDPRIVLSSYIRAKMNHSRTRPFGSKVWANEIIHGAPNLGAALDDPLYDWAKMKEAKIRQWIDDGRIIAVEPSGLLYMIWASTQHYADFSHQVGLLNDHQPLTELQFERAVQTVTSVILRGIGLEP
- a CDS encoding DUF2784 domain-containing protein — encoded protein: MLYRLSADGLVLFHLSFILFVLFGGLLALKWRGVLWWHLPAVCWGIAVEFLHLYCPLTDWENHLRQAAGQAGYEGGFVEHYILPVIYPAGLTPGIQVLLGSVVVLVNAVVYVLVIRRWPRRQLT
- a CDS encoding LysE family translocator; translated protein: MDASTLLLYVVAASAVMITPGPAMLLALNNGASHGMRVAGFGMAGAMLSDLILIAAVGCGLGALLQTSEQLFSLVKWVGAVYLLYLAWVLWRAPSNALERVPMNAGATGRSAFLRALFVGLSNPKGLLFFSAFLPQFIRPDQPVAEQYLVLAITSAALDGVMMAVYAYGGRHAMRRFSARTMQWINRSCAGMLAALAVGLSLYRRSDMH
- the preA gene encoding NAD-dependent dihydropyrimidine dehydrogenase subunit PreA, with protein sequence MMADLSIEFAGIKAPNPFWLASAPPTDKAYNVVRAYQAGWGGVVWKTLGEDPAAVNVSSRYSAHYGVNREVMGINNIELITDRSLEINLREITQVKKDWPDRALIVSLMVPCEEASWKAILPLVEATGADGIELNFGCPHGMPERGMGAAVGQVPEYVEQVTRWCKMHCSLPVIVKLTPNITDIRQSARAAHRGGADAVSLINTINSITSVDLERMVALPIVGDMSTHGGYCGSAVKPIALNMVAEIARDPATRGLPICGIGGIGSWRDAAEFIALGCGAVQVCTAAMLHGFRIVEDMKDGLSRWMDSQGYRSLQEFSGRAVGHTTDWKFLDINYQVIAKIDQDACIGCGRCHIACEDTSHQAIASLRQADGSHRYEVIDAECVGCNLCQITCPVQDCIQMVAQDTGKPFLDWQHDPRNPYREAS
- a CDS encoding NAD(P)-dependent oxidoreductase, which encodes MIESLNHLPRPSTDNASLAEHFSDLAPALNARQAAVEASRCLYCYDAPCVNACPSDIDIPSFIRNIHQENVQGAAEKILSANILGGSCARVCPTEILCQQACVRNHHQECAPVLIGLLQRYALDNAEFKEHPFQRAASSGKRIAVVGAGPAGLSCAHRLAWHGHDVVIFEARPKAGGLNEYGIAKYKVVDDFAQREVDFVLQIGGIEIRHGQVLGENLSLGELQQQFDAVFLGLGLAASRQLGLADESAPGVLAATDYIRELRQTDDLSTLPVADRCIVLGAGNTAIDMAVQMARLGARDVNLVYRRGFEDMGATEHEQHIAKENQVRLLTWAQPEQVLLDDQGRVRGMRFARTRLSEGRLHTTGETFELAAAAIFKAIGQTFDDHALSDSSAQALARDGERIRVDEHMRTNLPGVYAGGDCTHLGQDLTVQAVQHGKVAAEAIHAQLMLNVEAA
- the hydA gene encoding dihydropyrimidinase translates to MTLMIRGATLITHEESYRADVLCADGVIKAIGTDLDIPNGCEILDGSGQYLMPGGIDPHTHMQLPFMGTVASEDFYSGTAAGLAGGTTSIIDFVIPNPQQSLLEAFHQWRGWAEKSASDYGFHVAITWWSDAVREEMGELVSQHGVNSFKHFMAYKNAIMAADDTLVASFERCLELGAVPTVHAENGELVYHLQRKLLAQGITGPEAHPLSRPSQVEGEAASRAIRIAETLGTPVYLVHVSTREALDEISYARAKGQQVYGEVLAGHLLLDDSVYQHPDWQTAAGYVMSPPFRPRKEGHQQALWGGLQSGNLHTTATDHCCFCAEQKAAGRDDFSRIPNGTAGIEDRMAVLWDEGVNSGRLSMQDFVALTSTNTAKIFNLFPRKGALRVGADADLVLWDPQGTRTISAATHHQQVDFNIFEGKTVRGIPSHTISQGKLVWANGDLRAERGAGRYIERPAYPAVFDLLSKRAEHQRPIAVKR
- a CDS encoding NCS1 family nucleobase:cation symporter-1 translates to MQQTRSQVRERDGLYELDAGSDVIDSPRYNHDIAPTKVQDRTWNKWHITALWVGMSICVPTYTLGGVLTAYFGLTVGEALLAILLANTVVLIPLTLNAFPGTKYGIPFPVLLRSSFGIIGSNVPCLIRALVACGWFGIQTMFGGLAIHLFLGTLSADWKALGGTGEVIGFMLFWCLNLWVVLRGAESIKWLETLSAPLLVLVGAGLLVWALPNVSISELMAQPPKRPEGASVYGYFFAGLTAMVGFWATLSLNIPDFSRYAKSQKDQILGQIFGLPLTMFLFAALGVVLTAASASLVGQTVSDPVSLIGHIQSPVWVALAMALIIIATLSTNTAANIVSPTNDFQNLAPKWIGRTLAVLLTGVVGLLLMGHELLKKLGWIVSDVSLESVYSNWLLGYSSLLGPIAGIMVVDYFLIRRQTLDLAGLYRDDVYPAWNVSGFIAFGVPVVLTLLSLQSTAFSWFYDFGWFTGSALGGLIYYGLGQLKGARATHLKPTV
- a CDS encoding Zn-dependent hydrolase translates to MQTAQDVLQSTHRHINGERLWQSLMELARLGATVKGGVCRLALTDLDRQARDLFIKWTEEAGCTVSIDGVGNIFARRAGRNPHLPPVMTGSHIDTQPTGGKFDGCFGVLAGLEVMRTLNDLNIETEAPLEVVVWTNEEGSRFAPCMMGSGVFAEKFTLEETLAKVDAEGISVGQALKAIGYAGPRAVSGHPVGAYFEAHIEQGPILEDQHKTIGVVLGALGQKWFDLTLRGVEAHAGPTPMHLRKDALVGASVVVAAVNRVALEHQPHACGTVGCLQAYPGSRNVIPGEVRMTLDFRHLEPPRLESMIAQVRDVISSTCAQHGLQYTLTPTADFPPLYFNQECVEAVRSAAKGLGLSHMEIVSGAGHDAIFLAELGPAGMIFVPCEGGISHNEIENAAPQDLADGCAVLLRAMLVAAQAVARGRDAAVLKMA
- a CDS encoding LysR family transcriptional regulator, whose product is MSVSHAQLKAFHAVALHGSFTRAAERLFLTQPAISDQVRKLEERFGVLLFNRNKRSVQLTDLGERLLAITQRLFVCEAEAHELLQDSRALQTGTLVLAVDAPVHVLPQIAQFCEQYPGISVKIETGNTDESLLRLFNYQADLALLGRDVDDERLLCVPMRSDPMVAFVSHNHPWASRGSISLADLDDTPLVLREPGSVTRQTLEEEMQRAGLRIRPAIQVEGREAAREAVVVGIGVGVVSAAEFGADARVCALPIVDCQRRLTETLVCLREQSSRRLVATFLQMVRDSL